In one window of Chanodichthys erythropterus isolate Z2021 chromosome 23, ASM2448905v1, whole genome shotgun sequence DNA:
- the chst2b gene encoding carbohydrate sulfotransferase 2 — protein MRSNQFLQLQLSALGEKNGVYDRNLKTYRNHPTKIVTQPGIVMKVLRRKRIVLFIAYFLLLVLTMLNLANYRWTKEPQQCNLQMRSTPYQGRSDIRFLYRPSLAKKRQLVYVLTTWRSGSSFFGELFNQHPEVFFLYEPMWHIWQKLYPGDAVSLQGAARDMLSSLYRCDLSVFQLYNSPGSKNFTSLGLFGATLNKVICSYPLCSAYRKEVVGMVDDKVCKKCPPQSLQLLEEECLKYNTIVIKGVRVLDVNVLAPLMEDPSLDLKVIHLVRDPRAVANSRIKSRHGLIRENLQVVRSRDPKLRRIPFVDPGHKISKKDGADYHSVGAMEVICDRTYRSLRTALNPPDWLKGKYLAVRYEDLVDNPVKTLRNVYKFANLSANLDIESFALNMTNGTSSSSKPFIVSARNATQAASAWRTVLSIQQIKQVEEYCHHAMAILGYERVRTAGEAKDLSKSLLTASKL, from the coding sequence ATGAGAAGCAACCAGTTCCTACAACTTCAGTTGTCTGCACTAGGGGAAAAGAATGGTGTTTATGACCGAAATCTCAAAACATATCGGAATCATCCCACGAAAATAGTCACCCAGCCTGGAATCGTAATGAAAGTGTTGCGGAGGAAGAGAATTGTACTGTTTATAGCGTATTTTCTGCTGTTAGTTCTCACCATGCTGAACTTGGCTAACTACAGATGGACTAAAGAACCTCAACAGTGTAATCTCCAGATGAGAAGCACTCCGTATCAGGGAAGGTCAGATATCCGATTCCTTTACAGACCATCTCTTGCTAAGAAGAGACAGCTCGTCTATGTTTTGACCACATGGAGGTCCGGCTCGTCATTTTTTGGAGAGCTGTTTAATCAACACCCCGAGGTTTTCTTCCTCTATGAACCCATGTGGCACATCTGGCAGAAGCTGTACCCGGGTGATGCCGTGTCCTTACAGGGAGCAGCGAGGGACATGCTGAGCTCGCTGTACCGCTGCGACCTTTCAGTTTTTCAGCTGTACAACAGCCCCGGGAGCAAAAACTTCACCTCCCTCGGACTTTTCGGGGCCACGCTTAATAAAGTCATCTGCTCGTATCCTCTTTGCTCAGCTTATAGAAAAGAAGTCGTCGGGATGGTGGATGACAAAGTGTGCAAAAAATGTCCTCCGCAAAGCCTCCAGCTCTTAGAGGAAGAATGCTTGAAGTACAACACTATAGTCATAAAGGGGGTCCGGGTTTTGGACGTCAACGTTTTGGCGCCTCTTATGGAGGATCCGTCTTTGGATCTGAAGGTGATTCATCTTGTGCGAGATCCCAGAGCCGTGGCCAACTCCAGGATCAAATCCAGGCACGGGCTGATTCGTGAGAACTTGCAGGTGGTCCGAAGCAGGGATCCCAAACTCCGTCGGATACCCTTTGTGGATCCCGGTCACAAAATTAGCAAAAAAGATGGCGCAGATTACCACTCGGTTGGGGCTATGGAGGTCATATGCGACCGGACGTACAGGAGCCTGAGGACCGCCTTAAATCCGCCCGACTGGCTGAAAGGGAAATACCTGGCGGTACGCTACGAAGATCTGGTGGATAACCCTGTCAAAACACTCCGGAATGTTTATAAATTTGCCAATCTCAGTGCCAACCTTGACATTGAGTCTTTTGCTCTTAACATGACGAATGGCACAAGCTCTTCCTCAAAGCCATTTATTGTGTCGGCCAGGAACGCGACACAAGCGGCCAGTGCGTGGAGGACAGTTTTGAGTATTCAACAGATAAAACAAGTAGAGGAGTACTGCCATCATGCAATGGCCATCCTGGGTTACGAACGTGTAAGAACAGCTGGAGAAGCAAAAGACCTGAGTAAATCTTTATTGACTGCCTCTAAACTGTGA